One Plasmodium coatneyi strain Hackeri chromosome 14, complete sequence genomic window carries:
- a CDS encoding Transcription factor with AP2 domain(S) encodes MNDEMCAKEELSKVEKKLKRKGRGDNTENHDDGENFTNEGNLLYSNYYEQGNDDEEGDEKDDYEHDDAPYNLGNPVSRNVRTDPVLNEEDVYHRTFNNGYEYVEDFSNPNDNARGGMYEMSVHSGEAGNNDGMNIDSNLNESLMKLFSMNCNMQEEKEQHRDINSFNKILKKNSNEDLSDAATICGENTNAQTGLGQVPTNELIHEDKQSHCDEMSSGDFVKGYNEPSNAYQEEGNNGVTHFVEHRSAYEGGSGHFEGPLKEKKKHPPKRTMGGAPSCVEYDSGDGNGETIYCVNNENGSCGSNASMEGTELIVNEDEQYFSSDVAKRILNNMDLMYTLNRETHSGATDEEGDKFEMGLLNKYNSVNYMNNIIQDLSELRGENDRLVDRNMGINFGVNMEGVAEGSEINNNHDENYKKVISADMNRISDSHSMLMPSGGKVKTLANKRGKKKQTMLTKKKEKTVMRHNEEEGDYSNRMYIMHENNSRNVSLNSNKVNPGEDPMQNGNQLSGPSTSNEANLQKHVESMMKGNSSMNNYDYCSYGVNSTGNPFELMKSQQKYSSRTGEHKYQMGHHNSSNSSNPAYLISGGKIGKSKTRSNGSNNTYQNDEYPGKESNFGMVKKTNKGRENSSDEFSINNTIANLFGLPQSNNKKKHNAKKGAKLVNINYGGRAVSHNQGSNNYHGMYTKEGVDMREANETVQYNCEENYSKEVPPKVNYRSIFSSRIRNVKGEKYSYLKKSKERSNPSNVSSGAHAKTNGEDGESYQNKPNESVNFEMMDSLKYQGGKSDKEESVNSGNIKGENNFEEYGERNAMDYLDQQHHHHGQENSLREFHQSGQSRQSHQVDVLRNLPPEAFQNGSTIDDAPIRYVHKRYNRNSEGEMEQFYQVEEDENSHVANYEQYPNGDEQKDEQNYFNQWNKHFISALNDVNIKMKQASNKRDYLNSGSSSPPTKDISNVENEMDNFTKNKNNFYLNNYEEISKALFNIKNNPQIDDLTKKRLLSTIENSFFADKNGSMPLLHGEGDGVQNEMQQVDYVDELAAQQEVVKDRSKSGSRNEAKVGTRKNIKSLPKSGTRIVQKSDHYERLGHFNMGENFKRSKKNEFKVQHTSYGIDEMRNGNSNQYFDTSSTLQQMMSTQQEHNLGGNPGYSYDESKARLYQINGKEDTKNVRTKERKKKRSKKSMNITDQRAREDEALQLGGEHINEKYETYEGTRNGMSGVDNESAVSSSKNEGNYVDEMSSNNISSVTHNSLVQQGLAKGPLGGRTVKRGKRPKNYEVEKNGHDELKKVATRKGEMTKEMEKYGKEVMESVDDRIFLYSNVGRGSSLGSGYTAGGETNGTGEEFLNGKFHPEGKQSAQYVSVKDEPHARVEENNCVYPRKRTDTEEEDLSLVSVRNEYEEVGEMSSTMNRYKSDDIFIKKYDLTNDEKKQKMYLADIMRSNELKQVNDNYFKLNSNFPSNLLSTSTSSSYSNDNLKGSTNNYSFNELSSNTLTSKFHLDESMPSNMNMSSQMCRNNYSSYEKKKKKTDKRNLGNLYNNTPTTYATCMNDSSSTTIKLVDHDVSNDEKMNQKSKNHIMSVNGQNDAEGVNALQNAAVNLEYLTKEVIKGNKNIINLNKKMGDNKVHGEKSDLLVVGEGTPLSDALSSNPNFPNGFVVHGQDDHSENHTNHASNANNNSSGNDNDHVEGPAKEYADRVNEKEHATASNSAQFDERIRYKNKNHTENGKYLSFLKKEISSSHSDHKGADVAHQIRHNMLHPNGVKSENEFLLNRTNSLNLSLGGLSQGMGDYDNMEDENSGVNSNRNHIYDGMVRVKDEEMCNSNFSDQITMSEGFGQELISGGMAPTGKEEQLEGEAANGAISETVSGTVGGSATERTISFPSDAPNELSNPTGSSTKNDIDISVCTLPNCPTHNPQGYTKNVSRKGDGQGEGGMMKEENDELKRIPGVYYDKNSQRWFGEHKINGVKCAQSFAVKKHGCEEAKRLAIEWKKARIRGEVWDRFINKKKKNTTNPNCVNKTAKTSRPSVEELRIKYLSMSKNMPKVRGVWFNSTPQRMGWVGQAYKKCKRIERIFSVNKYGFEGARKLAIAFRNSQKPSNDDSDEDSWCKNDKMTIETGEDNLNNYEYKNEYSGSNELPIKNNSSSSSSNEINPIKIETKDTRINLCRDAILFILHDLETILELNIPMLHKNVNIYKICIKHHLNYLTLIKSEEQIIPYLNIFGDYIQRCILPTDLPYAELYVLIDSLIHNDILPSFDHKENFCEYSMAEDPGIITPSMLL; translated from the coding sequence ATGAATGATGAAATGTGCGCAAAGGAAGAATTGTCAAAGGTAGAAAAgaagttaaaaagaaaaggcagaGGAGACAATACGGAAAACCACGATGAtggtgaaaattttacaaatgaGGGAAATTTGCTTTATTCGAATTATTACGAGCAAGGAAATGACGACGAAGAGGGTGACGAAAAGGATGATTATGAGCATGATGACGCACCATACAATTTGGGAAATCCTGTAAGTCGAAATGTAAGAACAGATCCTGTGCTTAATGAGGAAGATGTGTATCATAGAACATTTAATAACGGATATGAATATGTTGAAGATTTTTCCAACCCAAATGACAATGCTAGAGGAGGCATGTATGAAATGAGTGTCCATTCTGGTGAAGCGGGGAACAATGACGGAATGAACATCGACTCGAACCTAAACGAATCATTAATGAAGCTGTTCAGTATGAACTGTAATATGCAAGAGGAGAAAGAACAGCATAGAGATATCAACTcgtttaataaaattttaaaaaagaattcaaaTGAAGATTTGAGCGATGCAGCCACGATCTGTGGGGAGAACACCAATGCACAAACTGGCTTAGGTCAAGTACCCACAAATGAGCTCATCCATGAGGACAAACAAAGCCACTGCGATGAGATGAGTAGCGGTGATTTTGTTAAGGGATACAACGAACCGTCTAATGCTTAccaagaggaaggaaacaacGGGGTAACCCATTTTGTGGAGCATAGAAGTGCGTACGAAGGTGGAAGTGGCCATTTTGAAGGCCctctaaaagaaaagaaaaaacatccTCCGAAACGTACAATGGGCGGTGCACCCAGTTGTGTTGAATACGACTCAGGTGATGGTAACGGAGAAACGATTTACTGCGTAAATAATGAGAATGGATCCTGTGGTTCCAATGCATCCATGGAGGGGACGGAACTCATTGTTAACGAGGATGAGCAATATTTCAGCAGCGACGTTGCGAAGAGAATTTTGAACAACATGGACCTGATGTACACGCTCAATAGAGAGACACACTCTGGTGCTACTGATGAGGAAGGAGACAAATTCGAAATGGGGCTCCTCAACAAGTACAACAGTGTaaattatatgaacaatataaTTCAGGATTTGAGTGAACTGCGTGGGGAGAACGATCGCCTGGTAGACAGAAACATGGGCATTAACTTTGGCGTCAACATGGAAGGTGTTGCCGAAGGTTCTGAGATAAACAATAACCATGATGAAAACTACAAGAAGGTCATAAGCGCAGATATGAATAGGATCAGTGATTCGCATAGCATGCTCATGCCTAGTGGTGGCAAGGTGAAGACGCTGGCAAACAAAcgaggaaagaagaagcagacCATGCTgacgaaaaagaaggaaaagactGTTATGAGGCATAATGAAGAGGAGGGAGATTACTCAAATAGGATGTATATTATGCATGAAAATAACTCCCGCAATGTTTCACTAAACAGTAATAAAGTTAATCCAGGGGAAGATCCCATGCAGAATGGCAACCAATTGTCCGGGCCAAGTACCTCTAACGAAGCTAATCTGCAGAAGCATGTCGAGTCCATGATGAAGGGAAATTCATCTATGAATAACTACGATTACTGCAGTTACGGGGTTAACAGCACAGGAAACCCCTTCGAATTGATGAAATCGCAACAGAAGTATTCTAGCAGGACAGGAGAGCATAAGTACCAAATGGGTCACCACAACAGTAGCAATAGTAGTAATCCTGCTTACCTCATAAGTGGAGGCAAAATAGGGAAGAGTAAAACCCGGTCTAACGGAAGCAATAACACTTATCAGAATGATGAGTACCCCGGTAAGGAGAGTAACTTTGGCATGGTGAAAAAGACAAATAAAGGTCGAGAAAATTCGTCCGATGAATTCTCCATTAACAACACAATCGCCAATTTGTTTGGACTTCCACAaagcaataataaaaaaaagcataacgCAAAAAAGGGTGCCAAATTggttaatataaattatggGGGAAGGGCAGTCAGCCACAACCAAGGTTCCAACAATTATCATGGAATGTACACAAAGGAGGGCGTTGACATGAGAGAAGCAAATGAAACGGTCCAATATAACTGCGAAGAAAACTATAGCAAGGAGGTACCCCCAAAAGTGAACTACCGGAGTATATTTTCATCACGTATTCGAAATgtgaagggagaaaaatacaGCTACTTGAAGAAGTCCAAGGAACGTTCTAACCCTTCCAATGTAAGCTCAGGTGCTCATGCTAAAACGAATGGTGAAGATGGCGAAAGCTACCAGAATAAGCCAAATGAGTCGGTTAATTTTGAAATGATGGACTCGCTTAAAtaccaagggggaaaatctGACAAGGAAGAATCCGTCAATAGTGGAAATATCAAAGGGGAGAATAATTTTGAAGAATATGGCGAAAGAAATGCTATGGATTACCTTGACCAGCAGCACCATCATCATGGTCAGGAAAATTCACTTCGCGAATTTCACCAATCTGGTCAATCTCGCCAGTCACACCAAGTAGATGTGTTGAGAAATCTCCCACCAGAGGCATTCCAGAATGGTAGCACGATAGATGACGCCCCCATCCGGTATGTGCATAAACGGTATAACCGTAACAGCGAAGGAGAAATGGAGCAATTCTACCAAGtggaggaagacgaaaatTCGCACGTGGCGAACTATGAGCAATATCCAAATGGCGATGAACAGAAGGATGAACAAAATTACTTCAACCAGTGGAATAAACATTTTATTAGCGCACTGAATGAtgttaacataaaaatgaaacaagCTTCGAATAAACGGGACTATTTGAATAGTGGCTCCTCTTCTCCACCCACGAAAGACATAAGCAATGTAGAGAACGAGATGGATAATTTTAccaagaacaaaaataacttCTACCTGAACAACTATGAAGAAATAAGCAAAGCCCtctttaacataaaaaataacccccAAATTGATGATCTTACAAAGAAGAGGCTTCTCAGTACGATAGAgaactccttttttgcagATAAGAACGGCAGCATGCCACTGTTGCATGGAGAAGGGGATGGCGTGCAGAACGAAATGCAACAGGTGGACTATGTGGACGAGCTCGCGGCGCAGCAGGAGGTTGTAAAAGATAGATCCAAAAGTGGCTCCAGAAATGAGGCAAAGGTGGGGACAAGAAAGAACATTAAGAGCCTTCCCAAGAGTGGCACGAGAATCGTACAGAAGAGTGACCACTACGAACGGCTAGGCCACTTCAATATGggggaaaatttcaaaagaagcaaaaaaaacgaattcaAAGTTCAGCACACTTCCTACGGCATCGATGAAATGAGAAACGGCAATTCGAACCAGTACTTCGACACGAGTTCTACTTTGCAACAGATGATGAGCACCCAACAGGAACACAATTTGGGGGGCAACCCTGGTTATTCTTATGACGAGAGCAAGGCGCGCTTGTACcaaataaatggaaaggagGACACAAAAAACGTTCGTacgaaagagagaaaaaaaaaaagatccaaAAAAAGCATGAATATTACGGACCAAAGGGCTAGAGAAGACGAAGCGTTGCAATTGGGGGGTGAACATATCAACGAGAAGTATGAGACATACGAGGGTACAAGAAATGGAATGAGTGGTGTCGATAACGAAAGCGCCGTAAGTAGTAgcaagaatgaaggaaattaCGTAGACGAGATGAGTAGCAACAACATTAGCAGTGTAACACATAACAGTTTGGTGCAGCAGGGCCTGGCGAAGGGGCCCTTGGGTGGTAGAACGGTCAAGAGAGGAAAACGACCCAAAAATTATGAGGTGGAGAAGAATGGTCACGATGAACTGAAGAAAGTAGCAACGAGAAAGGGTGAAATGACCAAAGAGATGGAAAAATACGGAAAGGAGGTAATGGAAAGTGTGGATGACCGCATATTTTTGTATAGCAACGTTGGCAGGGGTAGCAGCCTCGGAAGTGGATACACAGCTGGTGGGGAAACGAACGGGACCGGTGAAGAATTTTTAAACGGAAAGTTTCACCCCGAAGGTAAGCAGTCAGCGCAATACGTCAGCGTGAAGGATGAACCACACGCACGCGTTGAAGAGAACAACTGTGTGTACCcgagaaaaagaacagacACCGAGGAGGAAGACCTGAGTCTAGTTAGCGTGCGAAACGAATATGAAGAAGTGGGAGAAATGTCAAGTACCATGAACAGGTACAAATCTGACGATATATTTATTAAGAAATATGATCTGACAAATGATgagaaaaagcagaagatgTACTTAGCCGATATTATGCGAAGCAACGAATTGAAACAAGTAAACGACAACTACTTTAAGCTGAACTCGAACTTTCCAAGTAACCTACTAAGTACCAGTACGAGCAGCAGCTATAGCAATGACAACCTCAAGGGAAGCACCAACAACTACAGTTTTAATGAACTCTCTTCGAACACATTAACAAGCAAATTTCACTTGGATGAAAGCATGCCCAGCAATATGAATATGAGTTCACAAATGTGCAGAAATAACTACAGCTCttatgagaagaagaaaaaaaaaacggacaaGAGGAATTTAGGCAATTTGTACAACAACACACCGACGACATACGCCACCTGCATGAATGACAGCAGCAGCACAACAATTAAGTTGGTAGACCATGACGTCAGCAACGATGAGAAGATGAACCAAAAGAGTAAGAATCATATTATGAGTGTGAATGGGCAGAATGACGCTGAGGGGGTAAATGCCCTTCAAAATGCTGCCGTCAATTTGGAGTACCTCACAAAGGAAGTCAttaaagggaataaaaatattattaacttgaataaaaaaatgggagatAATAAGGTGCATGGGGAGAAGAGTGATTTGCTGGTGGTTGGTGAGGGAACTCCATTAAGCGATGCGCTTAGCAGCAACCCGAATTTTCCCAACGGGTTTGTTGTGCACGGTCAAGATGATCACAGCGAGAATCACACAAACCATGCAAGCAATgcaaacaacaacagcagtgGCAATGATAACGATCACGTGGAAGGCCCTGCGAAGGAGTATGCAGACAGAGTCAACGAAAAGGAACACGCCACGGCGTCTAACAGCGCACAATTTGATGAAAGGATCCgatataaaaataagaaccaCACTGAGAATGGGAAATATTTAAGCTTcttgaagaaggaaatatccTCCTCCCATTCGGATCATAAAGGGGCCGACGTGGCTCACCAGATCAGACATAACATGCTGCATCCCAATGGTGTGAAGAGCGAAAATGAATTCTTGCTGAACAGAACCAACAGTTTGAACTTAAGTTTGGGAGGACTCTCACAGGGAATGGGGGATTATGATAATATGGAAGATGAAAACAGTGGTGTTAATAGTAACAGAAACCACATATATGATGGAATGGTCCGGGTGAAGGATGAAGAGATGTGCAACTCCAATTTCTCCGACCAGATTACCATGTCAGAGGGATTTGGTCAGGAGTTGATCAGCGGTGGAATGGCACCAAcggggaaggaggaacaactCGAAGGGGAGGCTGCTAATGGAGCAATTAGTGAAACGGTTAGCGGCACAGTTGGCGGATCAGCTACGGAGCGGACTATCAGCTTTCCGAGTGATGCCCCGAACGAACTATCTAACCCCACCGGGTCGAgcacaaaaaatgatattGACATATCCGTCTGCACGCTGCCGAACTGCCCTACACACAACCCTCAAggttacacaaaaaatgtgtcaaGAAAAGGAGACGGGCAAGGAGAGGGAGGAatgatgaaggaagaaaatgatgaactGAAGAGAATCCCAGGAGTTTACTACGATAAGAATTCACAGAGATGGTTTGGAGAACACAAAATAAACGGTGTTAAATGTGCCCAAAGTTTCGCAGTAAAAAAACATGGGTGTGAAGAAGCGAAAAGGCTAGCAATCGAATGGAAAAAGGCAAGAATAAGGGGAGAAGTATGGGACAgatttataaataaaaaaaaaaaaaatactaccAATCCCAACTGTGTGAATAAGACAGCCAAGACTAGCCGACCGTCTGTGGAAGAATTACGAATAAAGTACCTATCCATGAGTAAGAACATGCCAAAGGTTAGAGGAGTGTGGTTTAATTCGACTCCACAAAGAATGGGATGGGTAGGACAagcatacaaaaaatgtaagcgAATTGAAAGAATCTTCTCTGTTAATAAATACGGCTTCGAAGGTGCAAGAAAGTTAGCCATTGCATTTAGAAATTCACAAAAACCGTCCAACGATGATAGCGATGAAGACAGTTGGTGTAAGAATGATAAAATGACCATAGAAACTGGGGAAGATAATTTAAATAACTatgaatacaaaaatgaatactcAGGATCGAATGAACTACCTATTAAAAATAACAGCAGCAGTAGTAGCAGTAACGAAATTAATCCTATCAAAATAGAAACCAAGGATACCAGAATAAATCTCTGTAGAGATGCTATCCTCTTCATTCTGCATGACCTGGAAACCATCCTAGAATTAAACATTCCAATGCTCCATAAAAATGTcaatatttacaaaatttgtaTAAAACACCACTTAAATTATTTAACCCTCATCAAAAGTGAGGAGCAAATTATTCCCTACCTGAACATTTTTGGTGATTATATTCAGAGATGCATTTTGCCGACAGATCTTCCCTATGCCGAACTGTATGTACTGATAGACTCCCTTATCCATAATGACATTTTGCCTTCATTTGACCACAAGGAGAACTTCTGCGAGTACTCCATGGCCGAGGACCCCGGAATTATTACGCCCTCCATGTTGCTATGA
- a CDS encoding Serine/threonine protein: protein MEKRYHQLFKGKRIDFPLATGAASHVSLTYDEKKNPYLLCWTYMYQENPEFTVPLKGCRIINNITEIGPCIHIITANEEYQFQCRSKEEFSEMSQFFNMLGFPILGFKNVYVLNKKIGKGSFSTAYIGTNILYGNRVVVKEVDKSKVKESNVYTEIEVLRKVMHKYIIKLISAYEQEGFVYLVLEYLKGGELFEYLNNNGPYTEQVARKAIKRILIALEALHSNGVVHRDLKMENLMLENVNDPSSLKIIDFGLASFLNSPSMNMRCGSPGYVAPEILKYASYGTKVDIFSLGVILFNILCGYPPFRGNNVKEIFKKNMRCHISFNTKHWLTKSENVKEIILWMCSKNPDDRCTAIQALGHPWFLPKITDMHMNANINELKNKENLIQKLTEQEMRKKCKHYNIVENGDKNKAESDARKNSKNNFNDYKNYFDTMLKIDDKYSENLIKDKSSIDSITLNRKDYDAYMTNSNEYETVVLHGGCPAPNRSSSLMSCNHFKKKSNELI, encoded by the coding sequence ATGGAGAAGAGATACCATCAGCTATTTAAAGGAAAACGGATAGACTTCCCTCTGGCGACTGGTGCAGCCTCTCATGTGTCCCTAACGTAtgatgaaaagaagaacccaTATTTGCTATGCTGGACGTATATGTATCAGGAGAACCCCGAATTTACAGTCCCCCTGAAAGGGTGCAGAATAATCAACAACATAACGGAGATAGGACCATGTATTCATATAATCACGGCAAATGAGGAATATCAATTTCAGTGCCGAAGTAAGGAGGAGTTTAGTGAAATGAGTCAATTCTTTAACATGCTTGGTTTCCCGATCTTGGggtttaaaaatgtatatgtcttgaataaaaaaataggaaagggAAGTTTTTCCACAGCATATATTGGTACCAACATCTTGTATGGAAATAGAGTAGTGGTGAAAGAAGTGGACAAATCGAAAGTGAAAGAATCAAATGTGTATACCGAAATTGAGGTTCTCCGAAAGGTCATGCATAAGTATATAATAAAGTTAATATCGGCATACGAGCAGGAAGGGTTCGTCTACCTAGTGTTGGAATAtttaaaaggaggggaacTCTTTGAATACCTTAATAACAATGGTCCGTACACAGAACAGGTGGCCAGAAAAGCTATTAAACGAATTTTAATAGCCTTGGAGGCTTTACACTCGAACGGAGTAGTACATAGGgacttaaaaatggaaaacttaatgctggaaaatgtgaatgatCCTAgttcattaaaaattatCGACTTTGGATTAGCCTCTTTTTTGAATAGTCCCTCTATGAATATGAGGTGTGGTTCCCCCGGATACGTCGCACCCGAAATATTGAAGTACGCCTCGTATGGCACAAAAGTGGATATCTTCAGCTTAGGGGTTATTCTGTTCAACATACTGTGTGGGTACCCCCCCTTCAGAGGAAATAAcgtgaaggaaatttttaaaaaaaacatgagGTGTCACATCAGCTTTAACACAAAGCATTGGTTAACCAAGTctgaaaatgtgaaagaaaTTATTCTCTGGATGTGCAGTAAGAATCCAGACGATAGATGTACAGCCATCCAAGCGTTAGGACACCCCTGGTTTCTCCCCAAAATTACGGACATGCATATGAATGCAAATATAAACGAACTGAAGAATAAAGAGAATCTGATCCAAAAATTGACAGAACAAGAAATGCGCAAGAAATGTAAACACTATAACATTGTTGAAAATGGGGACAAGAACAAAGCAGAGTCCGACGCTagaaaaaacagcaaaaataattttaatgaTTATAAAAACTATTTCGATACCATGCTCAAAATTGATGATAAATATTCTGAAAACTTGATAAAGGATAAGAGCAGCATTGATTCGATAACGCTAAATAGGAAGGACTACGATGCGTATATGACCAACTCGAATGAGTATGAAACGGTGGTTCTGCACGGAGGGTGCCCCGCCCCCAACCGCTCCTCCTCCCTGATGTCGTGCAACCATTTTAAGAAGAAGAGCAACGAGTTGATTTGA
- a CDS encoding Long-chain-fatty-acid--CoA ligase has product MDVTKFKRKVYNFLENENEYVFKDNDGEDNASEIKYFDEVKGTAKKNSSNIFRPKTYDLCQSLEKTKGFLGIEMSNKYEVFCFACKYYYDKDFLGERKKEVRGNETILGEYSFKTYGEIKNEIEILASALYQFENIEPNIFTDNGEYAELKILGIWSKNRVEWLTTDYACSAIDFVTVPIYDTMGINSVKYIFQKTQMKICCIEAEKLECLIKLKDELPDLHILIIYDEWSLKDDIKQRASKAGYKVYFYKDLIDKFKNQNIIPQYEYYDHDFHSHENKEKEDNSSVKNVSGGKDQKGVKKGPDSRSGTGGNNSTGKSGNSGNSGSGSNALMQKLKKNKGKLTDVCTIIFTSGSSGMPKGAMLTHNTFITFMQSYIIDGNRLGLMKHDVVLSYLPLAHVYERLIEFAVCFFGAKIGYFSGNIKELVSDINELKPTFLITVPRILQKIHDNIMEGLKNKSFVARTLVKTALKNKKNIYLKNPKKFSHPIYDIILQPVRNRFGGRIRTQVMGSASMDKNKLIDLQMLFSAPISEGWGMTEVGVGFLQHRYDCTKGTIGGMFSNVSMKVVKVENMKYDPKAYPNKGELCVKGSSLMVGYFRDEQLTRKSFDEDGFFYTGDVVEVNENNAYVRIIDRAKNIFKLAQGEYVEPEKLENIYTNSIYIENIFVHGYNYENELVSIIVPNEIFVLDYAKKNNLNMPFEELLKCDAIKKLFYNEILTMSKTYNLNGIEKIHLFHLTPIPFSVENKQLTPTHKVVRNAIFADYKNIIDDLYQSRKK; this is encoded by the coding sequence ATGGACGTGACAAAATTCAAACGTAAggtgtacaattttttggaaaacgaaaatgagTACGTCTTCAAGGATAACGACGGGGAGGACAACGCGAgcgaaataaaatatttcgaCGAAGTAAAAGGgacagcaaaaaaaaactccagcAACATTTTCAGGCCAAAGACGTATGATTTGTGTCAGAGCttggaaaaaacgaaaggaTTCTTAGGCATAGAAATGTCCAACAAGTATGAAGTATTTTGTTTTGCTTGTAAATATTACTATGATAAGGATTTTCtcggagaaaggaaaaaggaagtaagggGCAATGAGACAATTCTTGGAGAGTATTCATTCAAAACTTAtggtgaaataaaaaatgaaatagaaaTACTAGCATCTGCATTGTACCAGTTTGAAAATATAGAACCCAACATTTTCACAGATAATGGTGAATATGCtgaattgaaaattttagGTATTTGGTCTAAAAATAGAGTAGAATGGCTAACTACCGACTATGCCTGCTCAGCCATCGACTTTGTCACCGTCCCTATATACGACACCATGGGGATAAACTCGGTCAAGtatatatttcaaaaaacGCAAATGAAAATTTGCTGCATCGAAGCGGAAAAGTTGGAATGTCTCATCAAATTGAAGGATGAACTACCCGATCTacacattttaattatttacGATGAGTGGAGCTTAAAGGACGATATTAAGCAGCGAGCCAGTAAGGCAGGCTACAAGGTATATTTCTATAAAGACCTAATTGATAAATTTAAGAACCAAAATATTATCCCCCAGTATGAGTACTACGATCACGATTTTCATAGTCATGAgaataaggagaaggaggacaATTCTAGCGTGAAGAATGTCAGCGGGGGGAAAGATCAAAAGGGTGTCAAAAAAGGGCCGGACTCGAGGAGCGGCACAGGCGGTAACAACAGTACTGGCAAAAGTGGTAATAGTGGTAATAGTGGAAGTGGGTCCAACGCGCTGATGCAGAAgctgaaaaagaataaaggaaaattgaCTGATGTGTGTACCATCATTTTTACCTCCGGATCGTCTGGAATGCCCAAAGGCGCCATGTTGACACATAATACTTTCATTACCTTTATGCAAAGCTACATCATCGACGGTAATAGACTGGGCCTGATGAAACATGACGTGGTGCTCAGCTACCTTCCCCTAGCTCACGTCTACGAACGGCTAATCGAATTCGCTGTGTGTTTTTTTGGAGCCAAAATAGGCTACTTCTCTGGAAACATAAAAGAGTTAGTCAGTGATATCAACGAGTTAAAACCAACCTTCCTAATCACCGTCCCGAGAATTTTACAAAAGATCCATGACAATATTATGGAAGGATTGAAGAACAAATCGTTTGTAGCCAGAACGTTGGTAAAAACAGccctgaaaaataaaaaaaacatatatttgaaaaatccGAAAAAGTTTTCCCATCCAATTTATGACATCATTTTACAACCAGTGAGGAACCGATTTGGGGGTCGCATAAGGACGCAAGTCATGGGTTCTGCATCTATggataaaaataaactaaTCGATTTGCAAATGCTCTTTTCAGCACCTATTTCGGAAGGATGGGGAATGACCGAAGTGGGCGTAGGATTTCTGCAACACAGATATGATTGCACCAAAGGAACCATCGGAGGAATGTTCTCCAATGTTTCCATGAAAGTCGTTaaggtggaaaatatgaagTATGACCCAAAGGCTTACCCAAACAAGGGAGAATTATGCGTCAAGGGAAGTAGCCTAATGGTAGGCTATTTCCGAGATGAGCAATTAACAAGGAAGTCCTTCGATGAAGATGGCTTCTTCTACACAGGAGATGTCGTAGAAGTGAATGAAAATAATGCATACGTTCGAATCATAGACagagcaaaaaatatatttaaattaGCTCAAGGGGAGTACGTCGAGCcggaaaaattggaaaatatatacaccaATAGTATATACATAGAGAATATTTTTGTCCATGGGTATAATTACGAAAATGAATTAGTATCCATTATTGTGCCTAATGAAATTTTCGTTCTTGATTACGCCAAGAAGAATAACCTCAATATGCCCTTCGAGGAGCTCCTTAAATGTGATGCTATTAAAAAGCTTTTTTATAATGAAATATTGACTATGTCAAAAACGTATAATTTGAATGGCATTGAGAAGATCCACTTATTTCATTTGACGCCTATTCCATTTTCTGTGGAAAATAAACAGCTCACCCCTACCCATAAGGTCGTTAGGAACGCCATTTTCGCggattataaaaatatcattGACGATTTGTACCAGTcgaggaagaaataa